One part of the Desulfobulbaceae bacterium genome encodes these proteins:
- a CDS encoding nucleoside 2-deoxyribosyltransferase, whose amino-acid sequence MKIYFAGSIRGGREDAGVYWAMIEFLRTFGEVLTEHVGDLDLTEKGDDGPSDRFIHDRDMEWLRRCDLVVAEVSQPSLGVGYELGWAAAWHKPTLCLFRTSQASLSAMVAGSAALETVLYSSLAEAQLQISDFIRKNSRSLSSSQALKAGGE is encoded by the coding sequence TTGAAGATATATTTTGCTGGATCGATTCGTGGTGGCAGGGAAGATGCGGGGGTTTATTGGGCCATGATAGAGTTCTTGCGCACCTTTGGCGAGGTGCTGACCGAGCATGTGGGTGATCTGGATCTGACCGAAAAAGGCGATGATGGGCCAAGCGACCGCTTTATTCATGATCGGGATATGGAGTGGTTGAGGCGTTGTGATCTGGTGGTGGCCGAGGTTAGCCAACCTTCCCTGGGGGTAGGGTATGAGTTGGGATGGGCTGCCGCCTGGCATAAACCCACCCTGTGCCTGTTTCGCACCTCTCAAGCTTCACTTTCTGCCATGGTCGCGGGCAGTGCAGCCTTGGAGACGGTTCTATATTCCAGCCTGGCAGAAGCTCAGCTGCAAATTTCTGATTTTATTCGCAAAAATTCACGTTCACTTTCTTCATCCCAGGCGCTCAAGGCAGGTGGCGAGTGA